A genomic segment from Paenibacillus sp. FSL K6-1096 encodes:
- a CDS encoding AraC family transcriptional regulator, with protein MAKTHVEVLAEEQTRLETLRLARLIEAHVTRDGTAETAIPGLYFNRYSRTEPSDYMHTMQWPTVGIAAQGTKILKIGGQTSEYSGSRILVAPVAVPISMQTIQASTSEPFLGVGVYLDPHKIAALIPKIYPNGLPKTGQRSASYVLEGEPALIGAVARLVACLDEPGDNGLLASLAMDEIFVRLLRSPIGVYVAETVLAGSDVQRVAKAIDWLRSHFAESLTIAELAAMVHLSESSFREYFKAVTSMSPLQYQKALRLQEARRLMLSGGRDITTACRLVGYISDSQFSRDYSRFFGNPPSRDIAKWK; from the coding sequence ATGGCCAAAACACATGTGGAGGTATTAGCAGAAGAGCAGACACGGCTGGAAACGCTCCGGCTGGCCCGGCTGATTGAGGCTCATGTTACACGCGACGGGACAGCCGAGACAGCGATACCAGGATTGTATTTCAACCGCTACTCCAGAACGGAGCCGTCCGATTACATGCATACCATGCAGTGGCCAACCGTAGGCATTGCCGCGCAGGGGACCAAAATCCTCAAGATCGGCGGACAGACCTCCGAATACAGCGGCTCACGTATCCTGGTTGCGCCCGTAGCAGTGCCGATCAGCATGCAAACGATTCAAGCGAGCACCTCAGAGCCTTTCCTTGGAGTAGGCGTCTATCTCGATCCGCACAAAATCGCTGCGCTGATCCCGAAGATCTATCCGAACGGTCTGCCAAAAACCGGCCAGCGCAGCGCAAGCTATGTACTCGAAGGCGAGCCTGCCTTAATCGGCGCGGTGGCCCGGCTGGTGGCCTGCCTGGACGAGCCCGGAGATAACGGCCTGCTGGCCTCGCTTGCGATGGATGAAATTTTTGTCCGGCTGCTGCGCAGTCCAATCGGCGTATATGTAGCCGAGACCGTGCTGGCCGGGTCGGATGTCCAGCGCGTCGCCAAAGCGATCGATTGGCTGCGGAGCCACTTCGCGGAATCACTGACTATTGCCGAGCTGGCCGCCATGGTTCATCTCAGTGAATCCTCGTTCCGCGAATATTTCAAGGCGGTGACCTCAATGAGTCCGCTGCAGTATCAGAAGGCGCTCCGGCTTCAGGAGGCGCGGCGGCTGATGCTGTCCGGCGGGCGGGATATCACCACGGCCTGCCGCCTGGTCGGGTATATTAGCGACTCACAGTTCAGTCGGGATTACAGCCGGTTTTTCGGCAATCCGCCAAGCCGTGATATTGCCAAATGGAAATAA
- a CDS encoding GNAT family protein codes for MSEQLVPILLDIPESFETERLLVRALRPGDGKEMNEAIRESLNELKPWMPFARSMPTVEETEQYVRESQVAYLKRTTLNMEIFRKEDGKFVGNIGLHHVDWDCRRFEMGYWIRSSCSGNGYMTEAVNGLTDFAIQVLEANRIEIRCSALNGRSAAVAERAGYTLDGILRKSTRETDGELHDSKVYAKVRGAEF; via the coding sequence ATGAGTGAACAATTGGTTCCGATTCTGCTGGATATCCCGGAGAGCTTTGAAACGGAGCGGCTGCTTGTCCGTGCTTTGCGGCCTGGAGATGGTAAGGAAATGAATGAAGCCATCCGTGAGAGTCTGAACGAGCTGAAGCCGTGGATGCCCTTTGCCCGGAGTATGCCGACTGTGGAGGAAACTGAGCAATACGTCCGTGAATCGCAAGTAGCCTATCTGAAACGTACCACCTTGAATATGGAGATTTTCCGCAAGGAGGATGGCAAATTTGTGGGCAACATAGGCCTGCACCATGTGGATTGGGATTGCCGACGGTTTGAGATGGGCTACTGGATCAGAAGCTCCTGCTCGGGCAATGGATACATGACGGAGGCGGTGAACGGGCTAACGGATTTTGCCATCCAAGTGCTTGAAGCCAACCGGATAGAAATCCGCTGCAGTGCACTTAACGGGAGAAGTGCCGCAGTTGCTGAGCGCGCAGGCTATACACTCGATGGCATTCTACGCAAAAGTACCCGTGAGACGGACGGGGAACTCCATGACAGCAAGGTATATGCGAAGGTGCGGGGGGCCGAATTCTAA
- a CDS encoding SDR family oxidoreductase, producing the protein MRIFVTGASGFIGSAVVRELLEGGHQVSGLVRSKEAAGRLEANGTRAVRGSIENTELLRREAAGADAVVHTAFYHKFSHAGLPAKLRIMLGGSPARAAARFMAAAVGTDCRAIQALGAGLSERSGALVIAIPTMTLTPGRLATEEDAGDASSIGGGRVASEKAVLALAGSGVRASLVRLPPIVYGTGDRGGLLPSLIRAARSKGAAAYIGQGTNRWPAVHRLDAARLFRLAVEQAPSGSRLHAVGEEGIPFRQIAEAIARQANIPSKQIVHGEAGKYFGWLGPFAATDNPVSSALTRERYGWNPQERGLLAEIERGDYFVGNSLR; encoded by the coding sequence ATGCGGATTTTTGTAACAGGAGCAAGCGGCTTTATCGGGTCGGCAGTGGTTCGGGAACTGCTTGAGGGCGGACACCAAGTCTCCGGGCTGGTACGCTCGAAGGAAGCGGCGGGGCGGCTGGAAGCTAACGGAACGAGAGCCGTTCGCGGCTCTATTGAGAATACGGAGCTTTTACGCCGGGAAGCGGCAGGGGCCGATGCTGTTGTGCATACAGCTTTTTATCATAAGTTTTCCCATGCCGGCTTGCCAGCGAAACTGCGGATTATGCTGGGCGGAAGTCCGGCCCGGGCGGCGGCCCGTTTCATGGCGGCGGCGGTCGGCACGGATTGCCGCGCCATTCAGGCTTTGGGAGCCGGGCTGTCAGAGCGGTCTGGTGCGCTTGTAATTGCGATCCCCACCATGACGCTCACTCCCGGAAGGCTGGCGACTGAGGAGGATGCGGGAGACGCCTCGTCCATCGGAGGAGGACGCGTGGCGTCGGAGAAGGCTGTGCTCGCGCTTGCCGGTTCCGGCGTCCGGGCATCGCTGGTGCGCCTGCCGCCGATCGTATACGGCACAGGTGACCGGGGCGGCCTGTTGCCCAGCCTGATCCGGGCCGCAAGGTCCAAGGGAGCCGCCGCCTATATCGGGCAAGGCACCAATCGTTGGCCTGCCGTGCACCGGCTGGACGCAGCGCGTCTGTTCAGGCTGGCCGTAGAGCAGGCCCCTTCAGGTTCGCGGCTTCATGCGGTCGGGGAAGAAGGAATACCTTTCAGGCAGATTGCGGAAGCGATTGCCCGGCAGGCGAACATTCCCTCTAAGCAGATCGTTCACGGAGAAGCGGGCAAATATTTCGGCTGGCTGGGCCCGTTTGCTGCAACCGACAATCCTGTGTCTTCAGCGTTGACCCGTGAACGTTACGGCTGGAACCCGCAGGAGCGCGGTCTGCTGGCTGAAATCGAGCGGGGTGATTATTTTGTGGGCAACTCGCTGCGATAA
- a CDS encoding MBL fold metallo-hydrolase, with protein sequence MDTLVFLGTGDAMGVPRVYCDCETCTEARTTGRNNRLRSSVLIDNGSGFLAVDCGPDWRRQMELLGLRKMQRLLVTHAHFDHIGGLPEWADSCRWMGFRGELYAPAEVIPVIQRQYPWLTGHIDMIPCDDGVTLDGWQITTWRVNHGKNGYSYAYRLDKEDYAWVYCPDSISLTPEELKPMHGADLLVLGTSFYYEAAELSTRSVYDMTEAADVLETVQPHRAIYTHMSHDVNLAKDYILPEKVTLAVTGMKVPLCREES encoded by the coding sequence ATGGATACATTAGTGTTTCTGGGGACGGGGGATGCCATGGGTGTACCCCGTGTGTACTGTGACTGTGAGACCTGTACGGAAGCGAGAACGACCGGGCGCAATAACCGCCTGCGTTCCTCGGTGCTGATCGATAACGGCAGCGGATTCCTGGCGGTTGACTGCGGGCCGGACTGGCGGCGGCAGATGGAGCTGCTGGGGCTGCGTAAGATGCAGCGTCTGCTGGTCACCCATGCCCACTTCGACCATATCGGCGGGCTGCCGGAATGGGCCGACAGCTGCCGCTGGATGGGCTTCCGGGGCGAGCTGTATGCTCCGGCGGAGGTCATCCCGGTCATTCAGCGGCAATACCCGTGGCTGACCGGACATATCGACATGATTCCCTGCGATGACGGGGTCACACTGGACGGCTGGCAGATTACAACGTGGCGGGTGAACCACGGCAAAAACGGGTATTCCTATGCCTACCGGCTGGATAAGGAGGACTATGCCTGGGTGTATTGCCCGGACTCGATCTCGCTGACGCCGGAGGAGCTTAAGCCGATGCACGGGGCGGACCTGCTGGTGCTGGGGACCAGCTTTTATTACGAAGCCGCTGAACTGTCCACCCGCTCTGTGTACGATATGACCGAAGCCGCCGACGTCCTGGAGACCGTCCAGCCGCACCGGGCCATCTACACGCATATGTCGCATGATGTAAATCTGGCGAAGGATTATATTCTGCCGGAGAAGGTTACGCTTGCCGTTACCGGCATGAAGGTTCCACTGTGCCGGGAGGAATCCTGA